Proteins encoded by one window of Homo sapiens chromosome 10, GRCh38.p14 Primary Assembly:
- the ADGRA1 gene encoding adhesion G protein-coupled receptor A1 isoform X1 yields the protein MAWEPSLGAFYGPAAIITLVTCVYFLGTYVQLRRHPGRRYELRTQPEEQRRLATPEGGRGIRPGTPPAHDAPGASVLQNEHSFQAQLRAAAFTLFLFTATWAFGALAVSQGHFLDMVFSCLYGAFCVTLGLFVLIHHCAKREDVWQCWWACCPPRKDAHPALDANGAALGRAACLHSPGLGQPRGFAHPPGPCKMTNLQAAQGHASCLSPATPCCAKMHCEPLTADEAHVHLQEEGAFGHDPHLHGCLQGRTKPPYFSRHPAEEPEYAYHIPSSLDGSPRSSRTDSPPSSLDGPAGTHTLACCTQGDPFPMVTQPEGSDGSPALYSCPTQPGREAALGPGHLEMLRRTQSLPFGGPSQNGLPKGKLLEGLPFGTDGTGNIRTGPWKNETTV from the coding sequence ATGGCCTGGGAGCCCAGCCTGGGCGCCTTCTACGGCCCAGCCGCCATCATCACCCTGGTCACCTGTGTGTACTTCCTGGGCACCTACGTGCAGCTGCGGCGCCACCCAGGGCGCAGGTACGAGCTGCGCACACAGCCCGAGGAGCAGCGGCGGCTGGCGACACCCGAGGGCGGCCGTGGGATCCGGCCAGGCACCCCACCCGCACACGATGCCCCCGGCGCCTCCGTGCTGCAGAACGAGCACTCATTCCAGGCACAGCTGCGCGCCGCCGCCTTCACGCTGTTCCTGTTCACGGCCACGTGGGCCTTCGGGGCGCTGGCGGTGTCACAGGGCCACTTCCTGGACATGGTCTTCAGCTGCCTGTACGGCGCCTTCTGCGTGACCCTGGGACTCTTCGTGCTCATCCACCACTGCGCCAAGCGTGAGGACGTGTGGCAGTGCTGGTGGGCATGCTGCCCGCCCCGCAAGGACGCCCACCCCGCACTTGACGCCAACGGGGCCGCGCTGGGCCGCGCCGCCTGCCTGCACTCGCCGGGACTGGGCCAGCCACGGGGCTTCGCGCACCCACCGGGCCCCTGCAAGATGACCAACCTGCAGGCCGCGCAGGGCCACGCCAGTTGCCTGTCACCGGCCACCCCGTGCTGCGCCAAGATGCACTGCGAGCCACTGACGGCGGACGAGGCGCACGTGCACCTGCAGGAGGAGGGCGCCTTCGGGCACGACCCCCACCTGCACGGGTGCCTTCAGGGCAGAACTAAGCCGCCCTACTTTAGCCGGCACCCAGCAGAGGAGCCCGAGTACGCCTACCACATCCcatccagcctggatggcagccCCCGCAGCTCGCGCACAGACAGCCCCCCCAGCTCTCTGGATGGCCCGGCGGGGACACACACGCTGGCCTGCTGCACCCAGGGCGACCCCTTCCCCATGGTCACCCAGCCCGAGGGCAGTGATGGGAGCCCTGCCCTCTACAGCTGCCCCACGCAGCCGGGCAGGGAGGCAGCGCTCGGGCCCGGCCACTTGGAGATGCTGCGGaggacacagtccctgccctttGGTGGCCCCAGCCAGAACGGGCTGCCCAAGGGTAAATTGCTAGAAGGCCTGCCGTTTGGCACCGACGGGACCGGCAACATCCGAACGGGACCCTGGAAAAACGAAACTACTGTGTAG
- the ADGRA1 gene encoding adhesion G protein-coupled receptor A1 isoform 2 (isoform 2 is encoded by transcript variant 2) codes for MLWIGVTARNIYKQVTKKAPLCLDTDQPPYPRQPLLRFYLVSGGVPFIICGVTAATNIRNYGTEDEDTAYCWMAWEPSLGAFYGPAAIITLVTCVYFLGTYVQLRRHPGRRYELRTQPEEQRRLATPEGGRGIRPGTPPAHDAPGASVLQNEHSFQAQLRAAAFTLFLFTATWAFGALAVSQGHFLDMVFSCLYGAFCVTLGLFVLIHHCAKREDVWQCWWACCPPRKDAHPALDANGAALGRAACLHSPGLGQPRGFAHPPGPCKMTNLQAAQGHASCLSPATPCCAKMHCEPLTADEAHVHLQEEGAFGHDPHLHGCLQGRTKPPYFSRHPAEEPEYAYHIPSSLDGSPRSSRTDSPPSSLDGPAGTHTLACCTQGDPFPMVTQPEGSDGSPALYSCPTQPGREAALGPGHLEMLRRTQSLPFGGPSQNGLPKGKLLEGLPFGTDGTGNIRTGPWKNETTV; via the exons GTTTTACCTCGTCAGCGGAGGGGTCCCCTTTATCATCTGTGGGGTCACGGCTGCCACGAACATCAGGAATTACGGGACAGAGGACGAGGACACGGCGTA CTGCTGGATGGCCTGGGAGCCCAGCCTGGGCGCCTTCTACGGCCCAGCCGCCATCATCACCCTGGTCACCTGTGTGTACTTCCTGGGCACCTACGTGCAGCTGCGGCGCCACCCAGGGCGCAGGTACGAGCTGCGCACACAGCCCGAGGAGCAGCGGCGGCTGGCGACACCCGAGGGCGGCCGTGGGATCCGGCCAGGCACCCCACCCGCACACGATGCCCCCGGCGCCTCCGTGCTGCAGAACGAGCACTCATTCCAGGCACAGCTGCGCGCCGCCGCCTTCACGCTGTTCCTGTTCACGGCCACGTGGGCCTTCGGGGCGCTGGCGGTGTCACAGGGCCACTTCCTGGACATGGTCTTCAGCTGCCTGTACGGCGCCTTCTGCGTGACCCTGGGACTCTTCGTGCTCATCCACCACTGCGCCAAGCGTGAGGACGTGTGGCAGTGCTGGTGGGCATGCTGCCCGCCCCGCAAGGACGCCCACCCCGCACTTGACGCCAACGGGGCCGCGCTGGGCCGCGCCGCCTGCCTGCACTCGCCGGGACTGGGCCAGCCACGGGGCTTCGCGCACCCACCGGGCCCCTGCAAGATGACCAACCTGCAGGCCGCGCAGGGCCACGCCAGTTGCCTGTCACCGGCCACCCCGTGCTGCGCCAAGATGCACTGCGAGCCACTGACGGCGGACGAGGCGCACGTGCACCTGCAGGAGGAGGGCGCCTTCGGGCACGACCCCCACCTGCACGGGTGCCTTCAGGGCAGAACTAAGCCGCCCTACTTTAGCCGGCACCCAGCAGAGGAGCCCGAGTACGCCTACCACATCCcatccagcctggatggcagccCCCGCAGCTCGCGCACAGACAGCCCCCCCAGCTCTCTGGATGGCCCGGCGGGGACACACACGCTGGCCTGCTGCACCCAGGGCGACCCCTTCCCCATGGTCACCCAGCCCGAGGGCAGTGATGGGAGCCCTGCCCTCTACAGCTGCCCCACGCAGCCGGGCAGGGAGGCAGCGCTCGGGCCCGGCCACTTGGAGATGCTGCGGaggacacagtccctgccctttGGTGGCCCCAGCCAGAACGGGCTGCCCAAGGGTAAATTGCTAGAAGGCCTGCCGTTTGGCACCGACGGGACCGGCAACATCCGAACGGGACCCTGGAAAAACGAAACTACTGTGTAG